In Tachypleus tridentatus isolate NWPU-2018 chromosome 3, ASM421037v1, whole genome shotgun sequence, the sequence taacagATATACTTGTAAGGTTGTTAAAAATAGAGGACAAAAGTCATGACGAAACAATATATGtcaaacaataaaagtttattatgagTCAACACAAATGAAACGTGATAGTTCGTGACGAAAGAACATAAGATAAGTAGAAACGTTTCTAGACAATACTTAGTATGTTTACTGTAGCTCACAATGTGTGAGAAGATCATTACataattttttctacaaaaaCTCGTTGTCTAGAACGCTTTTGttgaataccagaactcatcaatTTTTAGTTCTATTTGTTCTCAATATCTTCAAAGTGTTTCAAAGTATTATTCTGTTTGTACATaatctaaatgttattttaatgaaCGTTTTACCTGGATATCTATTTATGCAAGTACTACCTCGATCTATCCCAGTTGCCAATTTCTGtgtggttgttttataataacatattactgaTGTTACATACTACACAAGAGTGTATAAAAGTAAgcttgataaaacaacaacagtttacatTTAGTACtttatgtgaaaattattaaaaaaaaaattaaactcagtGTTTGCCGAAACTACGACTCTTTCTTGGATATAAAGTAACACAATAACTCACTCCACATCCTTTACTGATTTAGCATTGTGAAGTAATCTATCCAATGGGGGAGATCCCCACACTTCCTTTAACAAACTACATAGATATTTAGTCTTCTTGTCACACACCTGGTGGTTCTAGTTATATTTTAGTGGTAACAAACATAGTTACTAAAATGTCACCTTCCCCTTCTGTGTTGTAGTGGTTAAGAAACATTATAGAGGTGACAGCTAACTGATGTCGAAGTATCAAGTGTAGATAACTCCTTATCAGTGTAGTACTAGGACTATCACCATGAGCCACATCCTGGGAGCATCATCCAAGTCGCACTAGAACCAGAAACGTTAGTAATCACAATGTAATTCATTTTTAGACCAGTAAAATATCTGTCGTTGAAGCCCACCTTACGAACACGAAGCAACTGATGGTATCATGGCTTATATTATTATCTGTCCATACTCAGTTGATGTGATGTTTTCACTGTACCCATGTGGCGTGCTGTTAACGACGTACTCACCTGATGTCATATGAAACTTTGACGAGCATCATCCAAGTCGCACTAGAACCAGAAACGTTAGTAACCACAATGTAATTCATTTTTAGACCAGTAAAATCTCTGTCGTTGAAGCCCACCTTACGAACACGAAGCAACTGATGGTATCATGGCTTATATTATTATCTGTCCATACTCAGTCGATGTGATGTTTTCACTGTACCCAAGTGGCGTGCTGTTAACGACGTACTCACCTGATGTCATATGAACACCGTGTTCAGCTGGTGTTATATTAGCAGTTTACCTAACTGATGACATATTAACATAAACTCAACTAAAGTGGTTAGAAAATCCGAATTCAACtggtgttatattaacacaatgCTAACTTTTCCCTTGCAATATTCCCGAAGTTCCGTTTCTGTTACCGTTGATCCACCTCTTAGTTTCACCCAAGCACAAGCTTCTTCTCCCATTCGTTGGTCTGGAACTCCAGCAacctaaaataaacatattaaaataaatattatgtatagagTCAGACCAACGTGCAACGTTTAACAGCGTATTACATGTTACATTGAATCTAGTCCTATAAGTAACAAATTTAACAATAACGTTAGTGCAACTCTTAAGGTTTTCCGAGAATTCAACATTCTGTCTTTACTAATATGATTCACGTAACACTTATGAATAGCCAAGACGTCACAAAGGTATCAATATCACAAAacacaatacaaattataataatattaaatgatataGAAAAATATCCAGGGCACTGAATACGTGAAAATAACAGTACATAGTCACTTAGTTATGAATTTTTgtaaactttactttttagtattattattaggcTTACCAGTTTTAATGcttcaaatacattaaaagtttaaaaccatcatgttaaataactaaaaagaaaatttaaatttgcgcaaagcttcacgaggactCTCTGCACGAgccatttttaatttagcagtgtaatactagaatgaaggcagcaagtcatcatcactcactgccaactctttggctactccttttaccaacaaatagtcagataactgtcacattataacgtcctcatggctgaaaggggcagaatatttggtgtgacagcgaTTCAAATCGCGGATTATGAGTCTATAACTTCAACCATCTAGTCATGCTGGACTCTAAAATTTGAAGAGTACAAGTCTTTCTGAGAAATCTCACCTGAACGTCAGCGACACCTGGATGACTGAGGAGAAACTCTTCCACTTCCTGAGGATATATGTTTTCTCCTCCTCTGTTGATCATGTCTTTAAATGTACCAACAATACTGAAGTAGCCATCTTCATCCATCACAGCAATATCTCTGTgtcatattgtattattaatatatagaaacaaTTAACACCCTCATCTGTCATGACGATATATTTGACACATATTTTAAACGTAGAATTATTTATACCGttgtaagttacattttaaattttataatttagatatTGAATTGAAAGTCATCATTCTATCATAAGTACAGAGTTAGTTCAGCGTCACTCAGTGAGTTAGATAATGATTGTTATGGTGTTTATTTGTCGACATTTCAATTACTCGGTATATTTGTCTTATAGCGATCGACTAACACTAACGTTATTCATATATCTTTATAAGTGAGTTATTTGTACAAACTATTAGACCtgaaaaatatgttgaaatgtatttgtgaagCTTGGCCTATCAGAAACCGTAGCAAACTTCCGGAGAATGACAAGATGTTCTCTTTTAGAAAAAATCCAAAAACCAGTAACAGTTTCTAGCCAGTAATAACAGATACAAGAATAAAGTTAAAGTATCAAAGTGGACATGAAGTGGACAAATCCTAGTTATATATGCCTTACCCAGTGTGATACCAACGTGCATTATCAAAGACTTGACTTGTTTGTTCCTTGTCACCCCAGTATCCCAAGAACGATAAATGATCACGTGTACACAGTTCTCCTTCTTTGTTGACCGGAACTATTCGTCCATCATTGTCCACTATTTTAACCTGAGaacaaatttaaagtttgtaaaaatataacacaCCTTTACCATGAACGTGTGAACTCTCACTATGGTACACCTTGCATGGTTAATGTTCATAATACACTAACTACAACCTTACTTTGTATAATTTGTGGTACATCTTACATGATATTACCTAATTTATTCATTACAACTACAGCATGTACTCTAATACCATACAGTTACCTCAACATGGTCAAGTGGTGTTCCAACTGTGTGGTATTTCTTTTCCGGTCTTTCTCCTGGACGTGTTGAACAACTTGCTAGACTATTTTCTGTTGTTCCGTATACATTCTGTGGGGAAGAAAGGATAGTGGTGATTCCTATGACGAAGTTTTCCAAGAAATGGTTGAAATTCTACATCACTGATTACTGATACCATATATCTATTAGTTACAAGGTAACACTAAACGTAGCCTTAATTTTCCAATTACTCAAAAACCAGGTGCTACAACTGCTTGGAGTTCACATCAAAACAAGTTTGTACGAAGATTCTAAGAAGGTCCTTAGAATACGATGGGTTTAATCAGTTTACCTCTCCTAGCGACAGATACAacacattaatgtattttattgaatgaatactttctttatattatatggaaatgatgaagaaatgatgggttgagaaaatagccgtttttgcatataaatttctcaacaagtgggtttctcgacatcactgaaactcAAGAAAGATGATTAGTGTTTGAATTTGTCTCATATCTCtacaaagaatgtttgtttaattaggttaaatttattctttatgacTGATGTTTAGAATTGAAATTTAACTATCAACTTCGAGATAAGAAATCGAGAAATACctataagtgtaaaataataaaaattatacaagaaataaaaaaacaattttagcaaataaaatattttaaattgttattaaaaataaaataacgatgcttttatgtattattttatatagttccatgattaccataactttgttttactttaacagtattattttatatagttccatgattaccataactttgttttactttaacactattattttatatagttccatgattaccataactttgttttactttaatagtattattttatatagttccatgtttaccataactttgttttactttaacagtattattttatatagtttcatgtttaccataactttgttttactttaacagtattattttatatagttccatgattaccataactttgttttaatttaacagtattattttatatagttccatgattaccataactttgttttactttaacagtattattttatatagttccatgattaccataactttgttttactttaacagtattattttatatagttccatgtttaccataactttgttttactttaacagtattattttatatagttccatgattaccataactttgttctactttaacagtattattttatatagttccatgtttaccataactttgttgtactttaacattattattttatatagttccatgtttaccataactttgttttactttaacagtataattttatatagtttcatgtttaccctaactttgttttactttaacagtataattttatatagtttcatgtttaccataactttgttttactttaacagtattattttatatagttccatgattaccataactttgttttactttaacagtattattttatatagttccatgattaccataactttgttttactttaacagtattattttatatagttccatgattaccataactttgttttactttaacagtattattttatatagttccatgtttaccataactttgttttactttaacagtattattttatatagttccatgtttaccataactttgttttactttaacatcattattttatatagttccatgtttaccataactttgttttactttaacagtataattttatatagtttcatgtttaccataactttgttttactttaacagtattattttatatagttccaTGATTACCTTAACCTTGTTTTACTCTTACAGTATAATTTTCAACAGTCTCATGATTACCATGACCTTTACTTAGTCCTTCATGGTTATTTGATAtacttttatcattaatttacACTATTATACTCTTCTTGTGCCATTTTACTTACTTTCATTAATACCTTAACTTTGtattactcttccagtattattttatataatttcatattccTTATTTCcttcttataatttatttctttacattttgtctACCATgacttttgtttatatatgtagtattgtttttttatagttacatTTTCGTTTTTCTTCCAGTCATCATAGTGCTTGTAAGTTATGATATTTTTACCTTCAGAGACGGACATCCTAAAATGAAGGTTGTCTAATCGCACAGCAGAGAAAAATGAACTTTAGTTTATGTTGTTgggtttgtttcatgtttcagttttaatttctgaTACAAAACGatgtttaacacttttattcgtttttaaattctatttttaaactcctctgtttattaataataaataacaaaaactattgttgttttaacagagtgctgttaaataaattgtttattttaacattctaaacGTAACTGAATTACCCatcttataaatattttccatcagtcagtaaattgtaaaacaatgAACTCcttattgtttataaacttacaatgaGGTTTGTTACACCTAACTTCTGTTCTATATCCTTCCACAGCTCTACGGAACATGGGGACGCTCCACTAAGTGCTGAAAGTAACACATTTGTCACAAGTAAGTAATAATCTGTATGTAATTACGAAATTATGTGATCATAGAGTTTAAGTGTTTATTAAAGGATGGTAAAACTAAAGCAATAAATATGCTATGGGAAATGTTTACTTTATCTCACACAAGTTGCCAAGAAAGGAATAAGTCGAACTTTGTAGTATCCATTTCAAAACTGTGTGTAAGGATACAAGTAAGAAGGTTGCCGAATTACCAAATTTATCTGCAACCAATGAACAAGTGGTTTTAGTTTCGTTATTTATGCTGAAGGaatttgatattatattacaagatATTTAACAACTTCATTGTAACAaagattattttaacaaattacattaaaactgattttaagaATGCATCTTCGACTCAGACTCAAACTTTTAGTTTAACTGCAAACTTCCTAGAGTTAGTGCTTGAGTGCTCCACTTGCCACTGCACTCgtcaatttaatataaataattgtggGTGGTAGTGTTAGTCAAAGTTCCAAAGGTTAGCGTAGAGCAGACAAAGAGAATGTGAGAACAATAGTCCAGAGTCAAGCATCACGAAAACACGtttctgccagatctggttaaaaacaatgaaaagattaTCAGCTGTAGCACATCTCCATGCACATGTCATTGTGATGGTAAAAAGAACACCAAATTATCTTTATTAGAAGGAGGCTTCTCAACCTCCGTGGTTCCTGCTATGAGTTAAGTGGGTAGGTCTCCTTTAACAGACAGAGATTTCAGCGAATTAGAGCGTGATGAATAATCGTTCTAAATCTAGGGATCGAAGAGAATAGCCCCGAGCAGAACAAAAAAGCCGAAGACGAAGGAAGTGAAGCCACACAGTCACTGGAAAAGAGGGGGAATGAGATAGGAGCATATTGTTAACTTCCTTAGCAATAAAAGACAGATGACTCTACACATGTTTGGCAAACGACTCCGTTAAAAACACAGAAAGATCTGTAATGACACCCACTGAAGCAGTGGCACATTGGCAGCATCATGTCCTACATGGACTTGGTGATACCAACGCTCAGGGTAAGAAATGttcttcaacattttaaaatgctacATCTCATTTTATCAACCCATGTTTAGCAATAGGGAAATTATGAGAGATAGGAATCAGTAGGTTTAACAAAGAGTGATTCCAGTTTTCACTCGTAGCATATTAGTCTTTGCTTCCACAACAAGAACACGTCAATGATATGATGCTCTTAAATGTCCACATCACTGACACTAGACTCACCTGAGAGGCTTAAGGAAGTGTGGCTGAACACTATAATACAGATTACCTGATTGGACAGTGGCTAGTGGACACGGCgatgtaaatttcaaaattaagacaTTGGTGAAGGGGCATTATTCTGTCCTTGTGAGATACATCACAAAGCAGAAACACATTAGCTGAAAATACCTGCCAGGAATCTTTGTCTCAATAATTACTCATTGGTAGCAGTGTAGCATGGGATGCAACATCAATGTGTATATCCGAAATGGCTTTAGAAGTAAGAAGAAGTTAACTGTAGTTAGGTGTAGATGTTTTAACCAAGATGTTCCCACAACGTAGTAATGGGACAGAACCAACAAACCTCCTCACCATCCCTGTTGGATGGAAAAGGAAGACATTTATACCAAAGATTTGTCTGACAAATAGTGGAGTTCTGAATGTGGTGGTGATTTTGTAATAGGGCTGTGTATATGTTGTAGTTTACCAATTagctgtttatatattattttattttttataaagagtTAGGAAATCCATAATATGGAGAGAAAGATTCAGTACCAACTGTTCGCACCACATAGGAATCCAACTTGCCAGCTGCTTATTCATCTccagtatattataataaaattaaatacaacataataaCTATTCACTTACCCGCTTGAAGACTGGTCAGATCAAATTTATCAACATCCGGGTGATTAACAATGTCAATAAACATGGTGGGCGTTCCCCCAATAAGAGTGCATCTAAAAGTATGATGAAAGCCTCTGTTAAAAACCGTTTTAATGAAAAATCCAAGAAGAGAAAAATCATTGAAAAACATAAGTGTTTCTATATAAACGTTtgaacaaaaacagaaattactAATAGAAAAATATGTGTTTTCATGATGGCGTATATCCAGAACTCATGAATGACTGATATGAATTTGGTTTCTCTATAAGAGAGTTGAACATCTGTAATAAAAAATTTCTATGTTTATGATTCTATTTAAACAAGAAGACAAATTGTTGATGTAATTTGGGTGAATAAATATTGTGTGAAGAAAAAAGAACAGTtagatgttatttgtaaatatattctatattcatGACAATAGTAGACATAGTGGAAAATAAAGAGTGTGTGGTTGTGTTAAAggttaaacattgttgaaaacAGTGGATCAACCATCATTAATAACAATGGTAAAAATAAGGAGAGAAATCTAAACTATaacaatatacataataaaagtgaaaaatcaTGTAATGAAAACATCCCAAAGAATCCatcttgatataaatatatattaaagatacACAACCAGTTTTAAACTAAACCAGACTGAAAACACTTTAAGACAGTTAGGTGTATCTGATTCTACATTTCATCTTCTTTTATTGTCTGGcctcattaaaataaaatggttcACTGAAAGCAGTGGTTATTAAGTGCATAatttactgttactttaataaacattagaTTTAAATGATACTTGTGTTAAAATGGAAGGAGAAACTATGTCATTCTAGTGAaacacatattaaaaattttgtcTACTTCGACTTTTATTTCTCTGAAACAATCATTCATAGTAAACATTTGTTAcgttttaatatcaatgttaaaGTTATTATAACATCACTAATCACACGTGTGGATGTTATTTCATCATTAACAAATAACAGTCTCTGAATATGAGCAACAAAAGATAGTTTATCTCTAAACTTTACCTTTCTGTTTCAATAGCTTTCAATGTCGCCACAGGGTTAAAAAAAGACGAAGGAAATACAGCTACATTCCCGAGAATAATAGTTGCGATAACACCGAATGTATACCCTAACTTATAAAACAAAGGTAGGGGTAAACAGGTCACCAGGctctgaaacaaaatcaaaaccacACATAACTTAGGTGTTGCTATATTAGACCATATACAACTTTAAACGAAAGTGTGTTCAAACTGAGATTTCATTCAAAAACATATTGTGGTAATACCCTTAAGGACTGCATCatatttcttaaaaaacacaagaaactgaACGTTAACTGGAACAAATGTAGTTATGATAATTTTACGTTTAATCAACAAATGTTTAACCAGAACAATTCTTTCCTGAACGAAGTATATcagtatattaatattacagttcacaacaataattataaaaccatTGATCGGTAGAGGTTACAGAATAAGTTATATAAACGCTGCGACTTACGTACGTTTATTATCATAAGATAAATGTGTAAATTAATAACAGCATATTAACTGGATAACATAAAGAATAATTCCAGGTTACCATATCAACAACAAtgtttacaacaatacttaccACTCCCGATAAAACAGGACGGTTGtaaaggtgtagtttacaacaatactcatcactactggtataacaggatggttctgaaaatatagtttataacaatactcaccactactgttataacaggatggttctgaaggtgtagtttacaacaatattcacaactactggtataacaggatgattgggaaggtgtagtttacaacaaaactcaccactactggtataacaggatggttctgaaggtgtagtttacaacaatactcaccactactggtataacaggatggttctgaaggtgtagtttacaacaatactcaccactactgGTATAATAGGATGGTTctgaaggtgtagtttacaacaatactgaaggtgtagtttacaacaatacttaccactactggtataacaggatgattgggaaggtgtagtttacaacaatactcaccactactggtataacaggatggttctgaaggtgtagtttacaacaatagtCAACACTACTGGTATAACACGATGGTTCTGAAGGTgtaatttacaacaatactcaccacttCTGGTATTAAAATTCTTGAGGTTAAGGCAATGACATTGTTGATTAACTGAAAATGAGAAAATGCTGCAGGTTTGGGTTTACCCGTGGTTCCCTGAAAAGAACATACTTCTGTTAGTTCAGAGACTCAGACAAAAGTCAAGACTCTAGTTATTGTTTGAACGTCTGTTTTTTAGAACAGACTAATACTGACAGTCTAAAAATCGTATATTTCTATTATTGAGGAATATAATACGAAATAACTGTTTTTCTATTGAGTTTACAAATTTCTCCTACCGATATAAATTCAATATTTAGTGGATCGTCAAACTGAATCTTGGAGTCCAGCTCCTTCACTTCTCGCAACTTTTCGTTTGCAGCGGCACGTAGAATATCGTCAAACTTGTAAACCCCGCTGGATTGACAATAAATTTAATAGTTACTAATATAGTATGAATTGTGTCAAGTGTATTATTAAGATAAATACAAATACGGTAATAAAGACATATGGTTttgttatctattttatttaccgttatttatatctttattataatcattgagtttctttttttacagtaaatattttcacattctgACAGAAGCATAAAATATCGTAAAATCAGTTATGATGTGGTCAACTTGTTTGGTTACTTACGGAAAGTCCTTCTTTGTCAACATGACAACTGTGTGTAAATCTGGACATCTGAAGCagaataaacagtgaatatagACATCAGTATATTATATGATGGTTATTATgttggtaaatataaaatatatcgcTAACTTCATATAATATGTAAGTCCAGGATATACCAataatcagtatttaaaaaatatctacaaaataaataagacaatgttTGTATGACAGAGATGtattcaaacaatataaaatgtttataacaatatttataactcGTGATGTGGGATATTAGTTACTTTCAATCTAACCTGGTTTCAATATTCTGATATGTTGTACTTTTCTTTACGTGTTACATTTAATCTGGTCTGCTTTAACATTATATTCCGTATTATACTATtatttacctgttagttttcATATGACCTGATTTAACATTATAATCTATATTGTACTTTATCCTACATGATACGTTGAATCTGACCTGGTTTCACATCATAATGTATTGcgtactgttagttatctgttaCACTTAATCTGGTCtggtgtaaataatataatatatattgtacttTACCTCACCTACTACTTTTAATCTGTCCTGGTGTAGATTATATAATCTATATTGTACTTCACCTTTCCTACTACTTTAAACTGGCCTTGTGTAGATTGTATAATCTGTAttgtataatactttatttttcctaCTACTTTAATCTGGCCAGGAttcaacattataatatattttgttttttaccttacattttacttttaatttggtttggtttcaacATTCTGAGATGTTTTACGTTATGTTACATGCTACATTTAATCTGACCaagtttaaacattataatcTATATTGTCTTTACCTTACCTTCTACTTTTAATCTGGCCTGGTTTGGATGATATAATTTCTGGTACAACAGAACACAACTGTTGGAAGTAATCTTGTTTTCTGAAAGACTCTTCTGCAATCAGTGCTTTACAAGAGGTCTAGAAAGGTAGAACAGTTTGTTCATCTCTTCAAGTGATTCGATTTTATACATAAACCGtactttaatttagtaaaatgttgTAAAGAACGTAGAAAgttaatatatagtattttattagtaaacaaagtgtatatatatctacacacacaaatatatcctgatttttctttaaatcaaCCATATGATTCGTGATATACACACAAAAAGAGTTCATGATGATCCgttcacatatatttttgttttaatcaaataaaaactgGATATATATATCTACTGTTTCTAGTATGTGCTACACATGACACTTTAAGATTGCAAAAGTTTGCTATTTTTGGTATCGTGAATTCTGCTGTGTGGTCAAATTTAGAGAATAGTATTCtgactttattatataattaaaatattgttatttc encodes:
- the LOC143247762 gene encoding medium-chain acyl-CoA ligase ACSF2, mitochondrial-like isoform X4, translated to MFTLRSITKTIISSFSGAIRTPPYRLLATNSEKFKISYNCGHRDSVLIGSTIGQALNKVSYDVGDQLAFVFCHQDVRRTFLETNEETDQLAASFLELGLRPGERLAVWSTNCYEWVLTQLAAAKAGLVLVNINPAFMPSELEYCLNKTSCKALIAEESFRKQDYFQQLCSVVPEIISSKPGQIKSRRCPDLHTVVMLTKKDFPGVYKFDDILRAAANEKLREVKELDSKIQFDDPLNIEFISGTTGKPKPAAFSHFQLINNVIALTSRILIPEVSLVTCLPLPLFYKLGYTFGVIATIILGNVAVFPSSFFNPVATLKAIETERCTLIGGTPTMFIDIVNHPDVDKFDLTSLQAALSGASPCSVELWKDIEQKLGVTNLINVYGTTENSLASCSTRPGERPEKKYHTVGTPLDHVEVKIVDNDGRIVPVNKEGELCTRDHLSFLGYWGDKEQTSQVFDNARWYHTGDIAVMDEDGYFSIVGTFKDMINRGGENIYPQEVEEFLLSHPGVADVQVAGVPDQRMGEEACAWVKLRGGSTVTETELREYCKGKISHFKIPRYIVLVEDFPKTSTGKHKMKEAMREKLKCMK
- the LOC143247762 gene encoding medium-chain acyl-CoA ligase ACSF2, mitochondrial-like isoform X6; translated protein: MLLDIMYMYLYRFTCCLIYCCYRCTGSRFTDQLAASFLELGLRPGERLAVWSTNCYEWVLTQLAAAKAGLVLVNINPAFMPSELEYCLNKTSCKALIAEESFRKQDYFQQLCSVVPEIISSKPGQIKSRRCPDLHTVVMLTKKDFPGVYKFDDILRAAANEKLREVKELDSKIQFDDPLNIEFISGTTGKPKPAAFSHFQLINNVIALTSRILIPEVSLVTCLPLPLFYKLGYTFGVIATIILGNVAVFPSSFFNPVATLKAIETERCTLIGGTPTMFIDIVNHPDVDKFDLTSLQAALSGASPCSVELWKDIEQKLGVTNLINVYGTTENSLASCSTRPGERPEKKYHTVGTPLDHVEVKIVDNDGRIVPVNKEGELCTRDHLSFLGYWGDKEQTSQVFDNARWYHTGDIAVMDEDGYFSIVGTFKDMINRGGENIYPQEVEEFLLSHPGVADVQVAGVPDQRMGEEACAWVKLRGGSTVTETELREYCKGKISHFKIPRYIVLVEDFPKTSTGKHKMKEAMREKLKCMK
- the LOC143247762 gene encoding medium-chain acyl-CoA ligase ACSF2, mitochondrial-like isoform X5, with translation MFTLRSITKTIISSFSGAIRTPPYRLLATNSEKFKISYNCGHRDSVLIGSTIGQALNKVSYDVGDQLAFVFCHQDVRRTFLETNEETDQLAASFLELGLRPGERLAVWSTNCYEWVLTQLAAAKAGLVLVNINPAFMPSELEYCLNKTSCKALIAEESFRKQDYFQQLCSVVPEIISSKPGQIKSRRCPDLHTVVMLTKKDFPGVYKFDDILRAAANEKLREVKELDSKIQFDDPLNIEFISGTTGKPKPAAFSHFQLINNVIALTSRILIPEVSLVTCLPLPLFYKLGYTFGVIATIILGNVAVFPSSFFNPVATLKAIETERCTLIGGTPTMFIDIVNHPDVDKFDLTSLQAALSGASPCSVELWKDIEQKLGVTNLINVYGTTENSLASCSTRPGERPEKKYHTVGTPLDHVEVKIVDNDGRIVPVNKEGELCTRDHLSFLGYWGDKEQTSQVFDNARWYHTGDIAVMDEDGYFSIVGTFKDMINRGGENIYPQEVEEFLLSHPGVADVQVAGVPDQRMGEEACAWVKLRGGSTISHFKIPRYIVLVEDFPKTSTGKHKMKEAMREKLKCMK
- the LOC143247762 gene encoding medium-chain acyl-CoA ligase ACSF2, mitochondrial-like isoform X7, whose amino-acid sequence is MFTLRSITKTIISSFSGAIRTPPYRLLATNSEKFKISYNCGHRDSVLIGSTIGQALNKVSYDVGDQLAFVFCHQDVRRTFLETNEETDQLAASFLELGLRPGERLAVWSTNCYEWVLTQLAAAKAGLVLVNINPAFMPSELEYCLNKTSCKALIAEESFRKQDYFQQLCSVVPEIISSKPGQIKSRRCPDLHTVVMLTKKDFPGVYKFDDILRAAANEKLREVKELDSKIQFDDPLNIEFISGTTGKPKPAAFSHFQLINNVIALTSRILIPEVSLVTCLPLPLFYKLGYTFGVIATIILGNVAVFPSSFFNPVATLKAIETERCTLIGGTPTMFIDIVNHPDVDKFDLTSLQAALSGASPCSVELWKDIEQKLGVTNLINVYGTTENSLASCSTRPGERPEKKYHTVGTPLDHVEVKIVDNDGRIVPVNKEGELCTRDHLSFLGYWGDKEQTSQVFDNARWYHTGLLEFQTNEWEKKLVLG